tttataaataaattagagATTTCACTTGtgattgtcaagaattaaataattaattgaattttaataTGTGTCAATATAGTAGAATTTAGTATCATTGTGTGTCTTAGTTctttatttgaagttgaatctcTCCTTGATCTTTGAATTCGTCGTTTATATTGCAAtcgttttatttaataatttagattAATAAGTCATATATCATCATTTCATTTATTTTGTCTAGCTTAAGTTAAATGATAAAAAATCTAATAACTAAATATTAGTCTGTGTAAGATCGATATTTAGACTCAACCTTATTTTTTATAACTTGATCTAGTTCGCTTGCTAGATCTATTTCTAACCGAAATCGTAGGTCCAATCCTACGTAATCAAATAATTATACTTTAACTTAGTAATATCATCCCACCAGATCAATGAAGTGTATAGAGCACAGAGTACTAATTAGAAACATGAAAAAAGAAGGAATATGTGCAAACTGATTAAAATTTAAGATTAGCCGATTAGGTAGGAGGCTGTTATTTGATTATGTTATCAAGAAAAGAATAATCCAAGGAAAAGTAAATGCCAAGCCCATTTAGGCTAAGTCGGCCAATTATTTATGAATAGGAATTTCAACTTTAAGCATGCTTTATCCGATCAAATCTTAACATTTTAATGGGGTTTCTTGAAGCCAAGTTGAACAAGAAGAATTCTTTCCCAAAAACCTTTCCAAAATCAATACAAGAGTTATTGACCACCAATGAAGTAAATACTAAGTAGGTCGCCCACTTACCAGAATCACTGGATCCACCCCACAGTTAAAATGAGGTTACAAGCCTCCAAAAACAAGCAAATGAAACCATCTACAAGAGCCATACACCTATGTTTTTCTTAACTTTATCCGCTCGATAACTATCTCAACACCTATCAACTAGATTAGAGCATAAGGAAAGAAAAATGGGGGTGGAACTGAAACAAAGGTCTAGTAGAACATTAACCAAATAAAGAGCAACAAACGAATGACCAACAGGGTAGAAGTACTTCCATCCTAGCTGTGCTGTTTCAGGCACCGAGACATTGGTAAGAACTCGATCATGGGGTAAAATAATATTACTGGTGGCGAGCACCATAGAATGAAGGGATGAACCGCATACCATCACAGCAATACATGTTCTATTGTTCAAGAATTGGTGGCGTCTTACATACTAATACTAGGACTGGAATAGGTTCTAAGTTACCCTTGTTCTCGTTTAACTTTGCTTCATCAGTCTGCCAAATATATCACGTCATTTCAAGGATTTTACTAGGTTCCATTAGTAGTGGTTACGAAAACCGAATAGCATTCATATCCCTGGAATGCAGAATGCGAAATAAACATAAACAATTCCTTCTTTTTTTGGTTTGGCAAGATAAACTTTTAACAGTTGCTAAAagtaaaggaaaagaaaaaaaatgtacaATCCACTCCAAATCAACATTAACTATCCCTATTTTCAGCCTGCCAAAATAACTCCTGTCATGGATGCGTACTTCTTAATCATGGACACATGTTTTTTACCAGCAAGATGATAGTTGAAGACCGTCTCGCTATTGCACACCACATCACAAATGATGCAAGTGCGCACAGCATCAGCTGCTGCCCCTCCTTCCAaaacttttcttttctttgtctcCAAATCCTCTGTTTTCTCAGCTGCTTTCTTCTGGGGATTTTCCCCCTTGGCATCATTTGGATTGTTTGGGTTCTCTTCTGGTCCAAATACTGGTTTTTCCGGTGGGACGACTGTAGGAGAAAGCAAAGATGCTGAAGCAGCATTCTTAACATGGACAGTTGTAGTTGCTGCCTTCAACTTTTCAAGATTTTTCTGGTGTTTTTTCCCCAATTTATGTTGATCAAGAACACCCCTACTGTTACAATCAATCTTGCAAACTTCACACCATGCAGATTGCACAATCTTTGTCTTCTTGGGGTATTTTATCCAAGCACTGCTTTTTTTAGATTGAGTAACCGGATTAGGTGCAGTTACACCCTAAAAACACAAAAGGCATTAATTATTCCATATTTAAtagaataaaaaaagaaaagaatgatTTCTTACATCAACCTCGGAACACAAATTTTACTCAACATGAAAAATCTGAGTGCGTGAACATTAGgtacataaaaatatatcaagcATCAACAGCAAAACAAACTGTACTCTTACCTCTGGACCCCAACACTTGTATTAAGTGATACAGTTTTCTCAACCTCCTGAGCAATTCTTCTAGAGTTGTAAACAAACCAAACTTATCAAGATTCATTCAACCATGCAACTGGAATATTTCACCAGTATAACAGAGACATCAGGGACCAATGACTTAGCATTTCATAATTACGGTAATTTCGTCAATTGTCAATGGGCCTCTTAAGTTGAATTCAGGTAAACTCAAAGTACATTGGGCTCTAAATTCTCATCTTAGCTCAACAAAGTTACGCTCATCAAAGAACATCTAACTAAATT
This sequence is a window from Primulina tabacum isolate GXHZ01 chromosome 17, ASM2559414v2, whole genome shotgun sequence. Protein-coding genes within it:
- the LOC142531860 gene encoding uncharacterized protein LOC142531860, producing the protein MGSAIPNSDPSSSHLYNTATIYAAYYTQNPHFNQHQTSFYPQLQPPGVETTPCVSQPHVTASAAYAPAQQTLSHDPNVAADTAAASYYGDQNVILHNWIAALKQIAVPYASGVTAPNPVTQSKKSSAWIKYPKKTKIVQSAWCEVCKIDCNSRGVLDQHKLGKKHQKNLEKLKAATTTVHVKNAASASLLSPTVVPPEKPVFGPEENPNNPNDAKGENPQKKAAEKTEDLETKKRKVLEGGAAADAVRTCIICDVVCNSETVFNYHLAGKKHVSMIKKYASMTGVILAG